Within the Plasmodium relictum strain SGS1 genome assembly, chromosome: 12 genome, the region caatgtgAAATGTATAtaacaaacaaaaaagaaaacaaatataaaaaaaaaaataaaataaaaaaagtaacattggataagaaaaaataaatatattaatatatatatatatataaatgattaattttcataataaaattattcataaaattttgcaGAACGAATAACAAATTGAGAAATGTATATTAgattttacataaaaataattaaattttataattatatatatatatataatatttgtgTGATCAAAAAACTAACGCATGAATATATTCATGTATTTTAacacatattttttaaaagtgcaatttttttactaaacttaaaaatgtaaataaaaaaaaattaagaaatattatatatatgaaattatataaatatataatttgtaTATTAGTCCAAACTTAAATtacaataataaatattattaaaacatataaattataagtgtaaatataattaaaataaatatataagataaaagaatgaaaaaaaataagaaaaaaaaaaataaaacaaaataagaaaatcttcattttttttttcttttttttcttttttttctttttttataatttatccAAATAAAATAGTTGGTCTTTCAAATCCATATGGCTTGGtaatttactatttttaatacattCACTAAATAATTCTAAATATGGTTCTAATTCATTAAAGTGTTTTGTAAATTTTGCATTTCTTAAACATAAACGTAAAGAATTCGCATatctttctcttttttctATACCTACTGGAACTTTTGGAAcaacattttttttcaaatctTGTAAAATCAAAGCTAATGCCTCTCTAGTTAAATCAATAAAATTTGATTTATATTCATCTTTATTTTGATAGCAATAATCGGAATAATAATCATTTGTAAAAATTACATTATATTCGTTTTCgttatacttattttttgtttttgtattttcattatagTCATATACAAATggctttataaaaaaattttcttcatttgttTGTTCAGGTGAATCTATTTGAAAATCTTTATCAGTTATTATACAActgctattattattatgattattatcattttttataaaataattaaactgatcttttatttttttctttttttttttattatccaCCTGATAATTATTTGATTCTTCCTTATACTTTTCATTCCTTTCAGAATAATTATCGCTTCTAGAAATATACTggttttcttcttttatattattgtaTTCATTATGaaaactattattattaatgttattattattattattattatccttAGTTAATTCATTAGAAGAATTATAATTACATCTTCGCGTATtgtatcttctttttttatttaatttttcagaATCTGCATTTAAATTTGATTTGtcatttttcataattatctGACTGTTTGAGTAATTCATGTCAATTGAATTCTTACTATCAATAGATTCTTCTGATTCtattttatcttcatttGATCTGTCGTTTTTCTTATAATCAAAAtcttttaaatcatttacaTAATCGGTGTTGTTACTATTcgattcattttttatatctgtattaatattattttttttatttgtatattcattattactattactaTCATTGTAAAAAGCTGCATTTTTACATTCTACAGCTAACATTTTCGCTTTTTTATATCCATGTTTCTTCACAGAAAATACTCGAAGATGCCTTCCACTTCCTTTTACACATGCTAACCAGCATTTTGTTCTAGCATTATACCACACccctttattttttgtattatcgTCGTTTGATTCATATATATCTGAATCATTTATATCTGAACCTTTTTCGTCATTCcgatttttaaatgaattagaatcattttctataaaaaaagaaataaaaaaaatttagacaaaaacaaaagaatgaaattatatagacaaaattaatgaagaaatatctttagtattaaagaaaagaaaacattatctataattattaataatatatataaagtgaaaatactataaattatttaacaaaaataagataatacatatatatatatacttatacataaaatatatcaaatgaacatgaaaaaatattggaataaaaattaatatatatatcataaaaatagTATTATAATTCCTTACAAATATGAAAGAAactaatttcttttttgtatatattacCTTTTTGATTTTCAATGATATGCTTGTTATCCGAGTAAttaatcattatttattattattatttatttttttttttttttttttctttcaattTGAACTTTTTTGCAAATTGGATaaattcaattaaaaataaaactttaaCTTTCGCGCAAATATTGTTATAAAAATTGGGACAAAATCATCTTGTGAATacatatatatctatatctttatatctatatatatctatatctatttatatatatctttatatatatatatatatatatatatatatatatatatatatatatatacaaataaatatatatattatacttcttattttaatgactttatttattttctatattattattatattttttttttttttttaattcatctaAATTCCATAAATATATTCCTCTTAAAATTCTTGATAATATTTAAGAGAATAATttagtgaaaaaaaaaataagattatatatataataataataaaataataataatactactactaataatgataatactaataaattatatatatatacacatataCATACATAGATACATACGTATATACATACATACTTACATAAATACAAACATACGAAATATAAATTTGTCAAAATTCTAATATaacatattaaaataaaaaattatttttaaaaatttcataagTATAATCTTTCCTTTAAACTAAAATTTtacctcttttttttttttttatgtattattaaaagaacattatttttacttatgtAGTAAAATATGTTGTTtagttataaaatatatatatatatatatatatgcatttatatataaataatagattattaatattaaaaacataaaaaaaaagatttaaattaaatcaacattgataatttaaaaaaaaagaaaataagaaataaaaatataattaaatatataaatggataaataaataagaaaaataataaagatatttattaatgtaattattcattaaaaagaaaaataatttatgatatttaaaaattagaataaatatgcaatatatatatattatatatatatatgcatatgcatatataaaaaaaaaaaaaaataggtaatacaaatatttatatatatttattaaaagtttatttctttttacaagataaaatattactttttttagtttttcaaaaatgtatattgctagaacaaaataataaaacataaactaaaatgaattttaaattttagtaatttaaatgctgttattataattactttattattaaaaatgattttataaaacagtattttaataaaataaaaattttagaaataatttattagtcaggaataatattataaaaattaaaatgaaataaaattaacaaaaatatatatgaacatATATAGGTGcttcaatatatttatacataaatatttaaaaaaaaaaaaaagtaagtTGTccacaaaaaatttttattctgTTTAGTGCAAATACAAAATcgtataataaaataatttaggtatattaaaaaaaaaataaaaaaattaaatattaaaattatatgtataagaaaatataatagaaaacTAAAGAAATTCAAActcaacaaaaaaaaaaggaaaagaaaaaaaaaaattaatattattattattattataaaaaaaaaatgttttattttttataaataaaatttcttatttaatcGTGTGATATATTTCCTTCATATATACAGAGAAGCATACGTGTTATTTACTTAGAAACatatattcaaataataaataaaaaaatcctcttttagaattataaaacaaaattacaaaattaatatattaagaaaaaataaaactattgtaaacataaattttatatttaaatgtttaccaaaaaaataaaaaataaaataataataaaatatgcaTATACTCACatgatttttattaaaaataattagcatgtaattttatttttattttttcaacttaacattaaataatacatataatttttattaatttacaaacacataaaataataagaaaatattgtTTCCTTTTTATTCTAAATCacaaaaattacataaaaatgagtactattaaaaaaatatagcatactaaattttaaatatctcTATATCATATAGAAAGCATATAtagatattataattatatacacAAAATCAAACACAAGAATacataaaagaataaaattaataattaaataaatatataattacacaaataaatgtttaaataaagataaatatatatataatgcaAGTAGAGGTagattaatatataaataaacaggATACTAAGCAGAACAGACGAATATTAATGTATGAATCtaacatataaataaaaacaaaacaaaacaaaaaaaaaaaaaaaagacaaaagtattatttacaataaaaaaatatttccgTTTAcctaaaaacatatatataaaaaagatatatattctttttttttttattaaatacaaaatgtatatatctatataattaagattttatattatttttcccattctataaatatttaatatataaacaaaaatagagtttcataaaaagaaaaaaagctACCCCATAAGAAGTTTAggtaaaatgaaaaatataaatattactttaaaataccaaactaaaaaaaaatttcatttatttttatttattaatatttataaaatataactttttaatatatttttttcataatatattattttctttactCATGTAATAGtaaatttatgtatttttatgaatataacttataatttcattttttactatttctGTTCTTTtcataatagaaaaataatgccactacaaataaaatagatgTATTTCCtttaagttataaaaaaaaaaaaaaatgaataatataGTTGTAAATATATGATGCGAATATGAgttattaattatatctaatttatatttaatcatgcatacaaaaaaattacacatttatataaataattgcaaaaataaaatttcaaaCTTATGTAACAATGTTTTAAGGTTTTATATAATACTTTTGgaagtatttatatatgtgaaagttcattttttttattatttctttaattttttaaatttttatttaaattctaTTCTATTTAATAcaactatttttataaaaaaaaggaaaaagttTATTCCTAGGTTAACAACCTgaagataaattttttaatgctTTTCAATATACACACGGAAatgaaaagaataaataattaatataaataaagaaaaaaaagaaaaattattcaattaatagtttcaattaaaaataaaaaaaataaaaaattaacaaaacgAATGATTTTAATGTATCAGATCAAAATTATTACAAcaatagaaaatttttttttttttttttttgttagtACAGATAAAagttaataattatttatgtaataatatgaaaaaaaaataaaaaaaatatttacaattAATATATCATAGGTTCActgttattaaaaaaaaaataataataattagctaatttatatatgcttatttttatttttaaatttttataaaaataatatattttctttataagtGAATAATCAGAACAAATATTTGTTTGCACATTTTATATCttgcatttttatattaatttttatctccatataaataaaaaaaggtttttttttatgttcacTCTTTTTCTTgttctttaataaaatatatatttatatatatttttttttactaattaaaagtatatttgagtatttagttattttttcttttttttttttacgtgTTCAGATAATTTCTTATACATCAGCGTGTGCCAATTTATTTCTGttgatttatataaataaaaatatatatatacatatatttcttcaattttatatagaaaatttttttttattatatatgttattttgtaaattttatttaaatttttctcaAAGTTAtctcaaaatattttttttaataagaaataaGTTTTGCATATTCTGATTACAAACAttcaaaaagaaataaatatatatatatattttttttttctaatttagtctttttaaattaattaaaagtttaatagtatatataagtatatatttatacacaTATGTACATttgtatattaaataaaataaaaattttctaaattttttgatGTTTTACAAGCATTattgttaataaaatattttatgaaataacAACTATCATTGCTTACCaaaagaatgaaaaaaaaaatatatataaaaatacaatgaaggaaaaaactaaataaaagaatataataaaaaaatactaatttttatttttttttatattcataaaattcTTTAAGATTTATTAtgtgaaaattaaaatagaatatttttttgtagtgaaaaagaagaaattatttaaacCTATGgacatttaaataaaatttcttatCCAAACATCTATTacttttttgaattattttaatgaaaaaaattaaaaaaattattatattttttaaataataagatGCTATAATATCTTCATTAAaagtttataaaaattattctgATAAATGAAACATATTTGTTATAACTTTttcatacatatataaatatatatataagttttttccttttttaaaattctataattttattaaaaaatgtgattaaaagaaaatttaaatctcCGCATGcttttatcattttatttagCTTAGTAAATTAATTCaactaaaatatataagtaaATGTGAAATGCTATATAGTTTTCTTTTAGTGCAATAAACGAtataataatacatataataaaaaaataagaaatgagtgaagttaattttttatttttaaaaagtttaaattattttttttatataaaatatatatatatagtattgtgtttttttaaagaaaatgaaaaaaactaattttttttatttttaaaaaaagttttatttatatgaagTATTCATAGATATAAAGAATAATGtcatttcaaaatttttttttctaattcaattataatgaatactaaataaaaaaaatatatatatatgtacttaaatttaaattatttatgtaaatgcatacatataaaaaatatttaaatagaaatattcatacaaaaataaaaaaagaattaataattaataaaataaacaaataaattagatatatgaaaaaaaatatgtagcGTGTAAAAAAatgctttttttaaaaaatctacattgatttattaatttatttatttcataattatttagatattttgtttttacaACTATATTAAATcgttattaaaatttttggtTTTTGTATAATTTCTTTCTTACCAACTATAAATTAAAgtaaatttttaagaaaaaaaatatattgaaaatttaaaatatataaaaagactGAAATTCATAGGAAATTTTAGTAAACACATGCACtagtaaataaatatgttttaacTCAGcatagtaaaaaaatatttttaagaataaaaaaaaaaatagcagAAGTTAAATTGCAAatcaaaattaaataaatttcagttataatttaaaaatatgtcatattttcaatatattaACTTTAACACCTAgcaaaaaacaaatattgtATATTTTAGATAGTTATTACTGAAATATACATTTGAAAGTtgcatttttaataatttaacatacatctttaaaattttcttttgaaggattatatagaaaaattatatattgataaaaaaaaaaaaaaaagtgtctttttttttttaccctTAGTAATTTtttggtttttttttttgttttgttttgtatttttaatattttttatattaatcaCATATACCAATAATTTGtaaattttaacaaaaaaaaattttattattgttttctttttattttgtaatataataaaatgcaaataaataaatcaaattcatttttactttatacaaaaaatttatattattactataCAACAACACACTGATACATTAATAatgtattaaataaaatgtagatatatatatatatatatatatatatatatatatatatatatatatatatatatatatattattaagaaGCACATTTATATTAGCATTGTAATATAATGATGTATCTCTcttaaaatgttaaaaaaaataataacaaaaattccTTGTAaagattaatttttatttttattgtttcttatattaaatattagtTGTTTtgcttttaattttatttttatctttttataatataatatatatatatatttatgtttttattttattatattttttttttttttacgaaaaataatatataatatggAGTAAATGGAAGAATATAGTTCTGTTCAAaagttaattaaaaataaaattaggaGAAATTATAGTATACATCCTCAAAATGTcattttttatgattattttaataatttaaaaagaaaggCATTAGCTCAAGGTCATAATAATTTagttatttcttttaaaaaaattcttaattCTATTTTCAAATATCCATTACCtattaaaaattgttttgatgcatataaattaaaaggtGTTGGCAAGCGTTTTTCTTACTTTTTTGAAAAGGCATTAATACAATCACAAAATGGGAATACCCACAATGATGATAATTGCGTATCCAATGTAGATAACATTCATATTAAtaatcatataaataaagttattaaatgttctaatgattttttaagagaatttaatgaaatatgcattataaaaaaaaaagatgatatATCAGAAGAcgatattattataaaaaatttaaaagaaatagaaaatgatTACATAAATAAAGAGAATAAGAATTCTAAATGCAAACTgaaagataataaaatatataataacacCTCTCattttaatagaaataataataccttATGCTTAACAAATGAAACAGATGAATATAACTGTGCTGATTTTTTAAACAACAACACTATTATTtcagataataaaaaagataagaataaaatttCTAAGGAATATAAAGGTGAATCAATAAGTATATTATCCTATCCAAATGAACATGAAAAAACTATttctaattataaaaaatgtttagtgaaaaaaaacagtcaagtaaaattaaatgatctAGAAAAAAACATTCTAATTGTTATTGATAAATATAGTCATttatatgaagaaaatgCGATGAGAAaggaagaaataaatatcggatttataaaaaattataaaaaatcagTAGATATAAATTTTAGATCATTAAATAGATTAACAAAGTtagatttaataaaaaaaatagagcaTATTGAAAATGAATCTTGTAAAACtccaaaaaataaaatgaaattaaaaattgttaataaaatgaaattaacagaaaaaggaaaaaaatatttagatgaagaaaaagaaaagttaTTGAAAACAAAGTTAACTATAAAATGTGAAGATAAGGAAGcatctttaaaaataaatgatttagAGGAAGACAGTTTACATACAAGCGTAATAAAATTAGAAGAGAATTTAAAGAACACGGAAAAcgtatcaaaaaaaataaatgagtTAAAGGAAAATTtgaaagaagaaataatttattgtGATAccaaatataattataagcCGGgcaaatataatgaaaaaataaaagaaaaggatATGGATTATATTCCATTAATAGAATATGATACTAATAAAATTggttgtttaaaaaaaaaaaaaaacttttataaCTGTAATTCAGACACAGAGGAAAAATTAAGCAATAGTGTAAgagaaaatttagaaaatagtGATATCCTTAGaaaagaagataaaaatagTTCTTATgcaaattataatttttcttcagGTATAAATGCTGAgattgaaaaaaattgtcaatattataaaaacaaaaagttTATTGATAATGAAAGAGAGTTTAtgatattaaataataatacaaaagattactatttaaataatatgaataaggtgcatattaaaaaaaaagaagatgaaACAAAAATAACGAAATGCAAGAataataatcaaaataaCGAAAACTTAAATACTAtcgaaaataatgataatattaaaaaggaGGAATTATATGAATGCTTAAAGGACTTTAAtttaatagaagaaaaaaaaaaaaatagttattttgaaataaaaatggaaaataaaaaaaaagaaatacaaaataaattaaaattaagtttaaaagaaagattagaacaaaaaaatttaaataaaagctTGCCAAATAATAATTCTAGTTTGTTAACTTGTTATCCACCAAAAGAAgacaattttatttataatgcAAAAATAGAgattaatgaaaaagaaaaaaacgcAAAATCAGAAAATTTGTTACGGTACAAGAAGAAAAGTGAAAgcgaaaatattatattaaaagaatatgaaGAGAATAATACTAATATAATTAGTActgatattaataataaaagaaataatttaattactGATAATAGTTATTTTAATCCTGAAAATTTAAGTAAGGATAATATAACTCCAAgtatagaaataaaagatCTAGAAGAAAGTAATGGAGAAGTAATCATATCTTCTAATAATAAagtagaaaaattaaattataaaaatatatatacagtaAATTGTGATAACAGTAAAGGTATCGGTAATAATAGCacttatgaaaaaaaatataatttaaacaaTGATTCTGATGCTAGCacaaaagttaaaaaaaaaataaatttagtaAATAATTGTGAGGAAATAGAATTAGCATCAATagggaataaaaaaaataatgataatcaAGGTAAAGAcattatagaaaatatagaaGAATTTAGAAAAAAGGATTATAATTATGACATAATTGAATTATCTGAAGAATCATCTGATAAACAGAATAATTcctatataaataattatatgagaaataataaaaaaaaaaagagaaatagAATTGAGTTGGATGAAAAAAGCAAAATGGAAAATGGGGATCATGATAATAATAAGGAAAAGAATAaagtaagaaaaaaaagaaaaggaaatgaaagcaaaataaaaatggaaaacGAGAGTAGTCAAATTAGATATGGGCCATATGAAATAATTATGGTAATTGATAATAG harbors:
- the MUS81 gene encoding crossover junction endonuclease MUS81, putative, with product MEEYSSVQKLIKNKIRRNYSIHPQNVIFYDYFNNLKRKALAQGHNNLVISFKKILNSIFKYPLPIKNCFDAYKLKGVGKRFSYFFEKALIQSQNGNTHNDDNCVSNVDNIHINNHINKVIKCSNDFLREFNEICIIKKKDDISEDDIIIKNLKEIENDYINKENKNSKCKLKDNKIYNNTSHFNRNNNTLCLTNETDEYNCADFLNNNTIISDNKKDKNKISKEYKGESISILSYPNEHEKTISNYKKCLVKKNSQVKLNDLEKNILIVIDKYSHLYEENAMRKEEINIGFIKNYKKSVDINFRSLNRLTKLDLIKKIEHIENESCKTPKNKMKLKIVNKMKLTEKGKKYLDEEKEKLLKTKLTIKCEDKEASLKINDLEEDSLHTSVIKLEENLKNTENVSKKINELKENLKEEIIYCDTKYNYKPGKYNEKIKEKDMDYIPLIEYDTNKIGCLKKKKNFYNCNSDTEEKLSNSVRENLENSDILRKEDKNSSYANYNFSSGINAEIEKNCQYYKNKKFIDNEREFMILNNNTKDYYLNNMNKVHIKKKEDETKITKCKNNNQNNENLNTIENNDNIKKEELYECLKDFNLIEEKKKNSYFEIKMENKKKEIQNKLKLSLKERLEQKNLNKSLPNNNSSLLTCYPPKEDNFIYNAKIEINEKEKNAKSENLLRYKKKSESENIILKEYEENNTNIISTDINNKRNNLITDNSYFNPENLSKDNITPSIEIKDLEESNGEVIISSNNKVEKLNYKNIYTVNCDNSKGIGNNSTYEKKYNLNNDSDASTKVKKKINLVNNCEEIELASIGNKKNNDNQGKDIIENIEEFRKKDYNYDIIELSEESSDKQNNSYINNYMRNNKKKKRNRIELDEKSKMENGDHDNNKEKNKVRKKRKGNESKIKMENESSQIRYGPYEIIMVIDNRDISGSNCEYNEKMKKIFKDNNVNYITRNLPLGDTIWLCRRAVYIDNSSEKKKTRKKRKKQEKDRNEEDYVNILNKNDDLVVDKEEENIKYEEYVLKWIIERKTINDLSASIIDGRYEEQKYRLMRSNEMYHIIYLIENCNNSYKNYMNSSKISYETLNNAQYSTQLVSGFSILNSQNMKHTLFLLSEIHFQIVKNIKRFCEIQENEEIHNSEKLSMYLKNNSCLWEKWNNESKKSKNNIVKEVFGKQLRLINMCGSDATELILSLWPTPFKLNQALHKYTHNGILAEKIKRIYIKNYEIKGKKKIKSPIDTQLIAQLRLLYAPDSI
- the ApiAP2 gene encoding transcription factor with AP2 domain(s), putative, producing MINYSDNKHIIENQKENDSNSFKNRNDEKGSDINDSDIYESNDDNTKNKGVWYNARTKCWLACVKGSGRHLRVFSVKKHGYKKAKMLAVECKNAAFYNDSNSNNEYTNKKNNINTDIKNESNSNNTDYVNDLKDFDYKKNDRSNEDKIESEESIDSKNSIDMNYSNSQIIMKNDKSNLNADSEKLNKKRRYNTRRCNYNSSNELTKDNNNNNNNINNNSFHNEYNNIKEENQYISRSDNYSERNEKYKEESNNYQVDNKKKKKKIKDQFNYFIKNDNNHNNNSSCIITDKDFQIDSPEQTNEENFFIKPFVYDYNENTKTKNKYNENEYNVIFTNDYYSDYCYQNKDEYKSNFIDLTREALALILQDLKKNVVPKVPVGIEKRERYANSLRLCLRNAKFTKHFNELEPYLELFSECIKNSKLPSHMDLKDQLFYLDKL